A section of the Nitrospirota bacterium genome encodes:
- a CDS encoding DUF4258 domain-containing protein encodes MDFKFSIHTQDMLKEREIPEEWVRRTINKADWENKGVDNNTHYFKRIDEHEGRVLHVVVNPHVSPKKVVTVFFDRKARRKK; translated from the coding sequence ATGGATTTTAAATTTTCAATACATACTCAAGACATGTTGAAGGAACGTGAGATTCCAGAGGAATGGGTACGGCGAACTATTAATAAAGCTGACTGGGAAAATAAAGGAGTTGACAATAATACTCATTATTTTAAAAGGATAGATGAGCATGAGGGGCGAGTATTACATGTGGTTGTAAATCCTCATGTTTCACCAAAGAAAGTCGTTACCGTTTTCTTTGACCGTAAAGCAAGGAGGAAAAAATGA
- the lpxB gene encoding lipid-A-disaccharide synthase gives MSKRLMICAGEASGELYGALLSREIKNKWHDVEITGIGGSRMKEEGVKLIAPISSAIGITEVLKHLWEIREVFNKAKQALVDNRPDVLVLIDYPDFNLALAKKAKALNIPIFYYVSPQVWAWRSGRVKKIAALVNKMAVLFPFEADIYKNAGLQAEFVGHPVAETMDFNFTKEELKQKLGLAPDKPVITLLPGSRPAEIKKHMPVLRETAEMLHRELPDIQIIIPLAQESSLTGEMLPHYVTVVKGRTRKSVACSEVSAVASGTATLETALLCTPMVVFYKLSPLTHFFAKLLIKVKFISLVNILSGREAVKELIQAKATAGNIFSEIKKILRDDKYRQEMIVNLNRIKELMGKKTASARVAVMIGELAGWNDTSA, from the coding sequence ATGTCTAAACGGCTCATGATTTGCGCGGGCGAGGCGTCGGGGGAGCTTTACGGCGCTTTGTTAAGCAGGGAGATTAAAAATAAATGGCATGATGTTGAGATAACCGGCATAGGCGGAAGCCGCATGAAAGAAGAGGGCGTAAAGCTGATTGCCCCCATATCCAGCGCCATCGGCATTACTGAGGTCCTAAAACACCTATGGGAAATAAGGGAAGTATTTAATAAAGCAAAACAGGCTTTAGTTGATAACCGCCCTGACGTCCTGGTCCTCATTGACTATCCTGACTTTAATCTTGCGCTTGCAAAAAAAGCAAAGGCTTTAAACATTCCCATTTTTTACTATGTCAGCCCGCAGGTGTGGGCGTGGAGGAGCGGCCGGGTGAAGAAAATCGCCGCTCTCGTAAATAAAATGGCTGTGCTGTTCCCTTTTGAAGCGGATATTTATAAAAACGCAGGGCTTCAGGCTGAATTTGTCGGGCATCCGGTTGCAGAGACAATGGATTTTAATTTTACAAAAGAGGAATTAAAACAAAAACTCGGGCTTGCTCCTGACAAACCTGTAATCACCCTTCTTCCGGGGAGCAGGCCGGCAGAAATAAAAAAGCACATGCCTGTTCTTCGGGAAACTGCGGAAATGCTGCACAGGGAACTGCCTGATATTCAGATTATCATTCCGCTTGCGCAGGAGAGCAGTCTGACGGGAGAGATGCTCCCTCATTATGTTACAGTTGTAAAAGGCAGGACCAGGAAGTCTGTCGCTTGCTCTGAGGTTTCAGCCGTTGCATCAGGCACTGCAACGCTCGAGACGGCGCTCCTATGCACGCCGATGGTGGTATTTTATAAACTTTCGCCATTAACGCATTTTTTTGCTAAACTGTTAATCAAGGTGAAATTTATTTCCCTTGTAAATATTCTCTCAGGCCGGGAGGCTGTAAAGGAATTGATTCAGGCAAAAGCCACAGCGGGAAATATTTTTTCAGAGATTAAAAAAATCCTGCGTGATGATAAATACAGGCAGGAGATGATTGTGAATTTAAACAGGATTAAAGAACTTATGGGAAAAAAGACGGCATCCGCAAGGGTGGCTGTAATGATAGGAGAACTGGCAGGGTGGAACGATACAAGCGCTTAA
- a CDS encoding ABC transporter ATP-binding protein produces MERYKRLISYLKPYWWIMAIAGVFSLVTSAITGAMAWYIKPVIDGVAKDTGVISMYLLAYSGFFIFKGIFAFVHSFLMRIVGAKVVRDIREQIFKKLIALPMNFYVQNTSGEIISRTINDSNTLQGLLGYAVKDVLVEGATFIVLLTVAFIRRWDLAVLATIILPFSFYFIDKFGKKLRKIAKKTQEQVSGLIVRLTESISGMKMIKAFLQEKLHIDKFQEENKNYYRISVKGARTTEYSVLLHEIITGLGTVGMLFYGFYLVNKGEMTLGELISFSAAVGLIYTPLKRLGAANNSLQQASASAERIFYLIDQEPEIDGKAELPQINDGIAYNDVVFFYPGTEKKVLNGVSFSVKKGGLVAIVGRSGAGKTTLVDMLPRFYRPSSGNITIDGMDINDVTLESLRLKIGIVSQDVVLFNETVRENIAFGKSGESDEKIIEAAKAAYAHDFIKDMPKGYDTVIGERGVKLSGGQKQRISIARALLKNPPILILDEATSSLDTASEVIVQKALDNLMTNRTTFVIAHRLSTVRKADKILVLDEGKIAESGAHEELLSRDGIYKVLYKTQIEGKLFQDAGKDAPAV; encoded by the coding sequence GTGGAACGATACAAGCGCTTAATAAGTTATCTTAAACCGTACTGGTGGATTATGGCGATAGCCGGTGTGTTCAGCCTTGTGACCTCTGCTATCACAGGCGCAATGGCGTGGTACATCAAGCCCGTCATTGACGGCGTGGCTAAAGATACCGGTGTAATATCAATGTACCTGCTTGCTTATTCCGGATTTTTTATTTTCAAAGGTATTTTTGCCTTTGTCCATTCATTCCTGATGCGCATAGTCGGCGCAAAGGTAGTGAGGGACATAAGAGAGCAGATTTTTAAAAAACTTATTGCCCTTCCGATGAATTTTTATGTCCAGAACACTTCAGGCGAAATCATCTCAAGGACGATTAATGATTCCAACACGCTTCAGGGGCTTTTGGGGTATGCGGTAAAGGATGTTCTGGTTGAAGGTGCTACATTTATCGTCCTCCTGACAGTTGCCTTTATAAGGCGATGGGACCTTGCAGTACTGGCAACGATAATTCTGCCGTTTTCTTTTTATTTCATTGATAAATTCGGTAAGAAACTGAGAAAGATTGCCAAGAAAACTCAGGAGCAGGTGTCAGGGCTTATCGTCAGGCTTACTGAAAGCATATCAGGAATGAAGATGATTAAGGCTTTTTTGCAGGAGAAACTTCACATAGACAAGTTTCAGGAAGAAAATAAAAATTATTACAGGATATCCGTAAAAGGCGCGCGCACAACTGAATATTCGGTTTTGCTTCATGAAATCATTACGGGATTGGGTACGGTGGGCATGTTGTTTTACGGTTTTTATCTTGTGAATAAGGGCGAGATGACGCTCGGGGAATTAATATCTTTTTCTGCCGCGGTAGGCCTGATATATACTCCGCTTAAAAGGCTCGGCGCCGCCAACAACAGCCTTCAGCAGGCGAGCGCGTCGGCGGAGAGGATTTTTTACCTCATAGACCAGGAGCCTGAAATTGACGGGAAGGCAGAACTCCCTCAGATTAATGATGGGATAGCGTATAACGACGTGGTATTTTTTTATCCCGGCACTGAGAAAAAGGTTTTAAACGGCGTTAGTTTTAGCGTTAAGAAGGGCGGGCTTGTCGCGATAGTCGGCAGGAGCGGCGCCGGAAAGACAACGCTTGTTGACATGCTTCCGAGGTTTTACCGCCCGTCAAGCGGTAATATAACGATTGACGGCATGGACATTAATGACGTTACCCTTGAATCCCTCCGCCTGAAAATAGGCATTGTGAGTCAGGATGTCGTGCTTTTTAATGAAACCGTCAGGGAAAATATCGCATTTGGGAAATCCGGTGAATCCGATGAAAAAATAATAGAGGCTGCAAAGGCGGCTTACGCTCATGATTTTATAAAGGATATGCCTAAGGGCTATGACACGGTTATTGGAGAAAGAGGCGTAAAACTTTCAGGCGGGCAGAAGCAGAGGATATCCATTGCAAGGGCGCTGCTTAAAAATCCTCCCATTCTCATTCTTGATGAAGCAACATCGTCTCTTGATACCGCATCAGAGGTTATTGTTCAGAAGGCGCTTGATAATCTGATGACAAACAGGACTACGTTTGTTATCGCGCACAGGCTGTCCACAGTGAGAAAGGCGGATAAAATACTGGTTCTTGATGAAGGGAAGATTGCAGAATCGGGCGCGCATGAGGAACTCCTCTCACGGGACGGCATATATAAGGTACTCTACAAAACGCAGATAGAGGGGAAACTATTTCAGGACGCGGGGAAAGATGCTCCTGCTGTATAA
- a CDS encoding 3-deoxy-D-manno-octulosonic acid transferase — MLLLYNFLSTLALLIYLPGLIFKKGPADRLRYLSERLGISQYAAADVWIHAVSVGEVIACLPFLKQLKKEFPNMKIVFSTTTYTGQGVALEKFPEADRIMYMPWDSALCVGRAVKLLAPKIFATMETELWPQLFKKLKDRGSHIVVINGRISSNSFKGYKRIRPFIKKVLTYVDVFYMQGKNDAERIIMLGAGQKKVSVTGNFKFDINLPAIKHEKTWIDNIEGRILVAGSTHRGEEEIILEAFKLIRESIPDLKLILAPRHPERFQEAEDILRKKGFNFIRRTEIEKRVQGFKGSRVQAIEEEKGQGSNGEGQGVKGSRGQEEKKGEAYDVVLLDTIGELPEVYSAATVVFVGGSLLPHGGHNIMEPAYWAKPVIFGPHMDNFMIAEEFLKQDAALMVRGSGGMANTVRDLLQYSDKAKEMGQRAKVITENNTGAVKKAVELIRNMLHEAGHRGTV; from the coding sequence ATGCTCCTGCTGTATAATTTTCTCTCCACTTTAGCGCTGCTGATTTATCTGCCGGGGCTGATATTTAAAAAAGGACCTGCCGACAGGCTCAGATATTTGAGCGAGCGTTTAGGCATATCTCAATATGCGGCTGCGGATGTATGGATTCATGCGGTTTCAGTGGGCGAGGTCATAGCCTGCCTGCCGTTTTTAAAACAGCTTAAAAAAGAATTTCCTAATATGAAGATTGTTTTTTCCACGACGACTTATACGGGACAGGGTGTTGCGCTTGAAAAATTCCCCGAGGCAGACAGGATTATGTATATGCCGTGGGACTCGGCGCTGTGTGTCGGCAGGGCTGTTAAACTTTTGGCTCCTAAAATTTTTGCAACTATGGAGACGGAGCTTTGGCCGCAGTTATTTAAAAAATTAAAAGACAGAGGCTCACACATAGTTGTCATAAACGGAAGAATTTCCAGCAATTCATTCAAGGGCTATAAACGCATAAGACCATTCATAAAAAAAGTCTTAACGTATGTTGATGTTTTTTATATGCAGGGTAAGAATGATGCCGAAAGGATTATTATGCTTGGGGCAGGGCAGAAGAAGGTAAGCGTTACCGGGAATTTTAAATTTGATATAAATCTCCCTGCGATTAAGCATGAAAAGACATGGATAGATAATATTGAAGGACGCATACTTGTGGCAGGCAGTACGCATAGGGGCGAGGAGGAAATCATCCTGGAGGCCTTTAAGCTCATTAGGGAGAGTATACCGGATTTAAAACTTATACTTGCGCCGAGGCATCCTGAGAGATTTCAGGAAGCTGAAGATATTTTGAGGAAGAAAGGGTTTAATTTTATCAGAAGGACGGAGATTGAAAAAAGGGTTCAAGGGTTCAAGGGTTCAAGGGTTCAAGCGATTGAAGAAGAAAAGGGGCAAGGGTCAAACGGCGAGGGTCAAGGGGTCAAGGGGTCAAGGGGTCAAGAAGAAAAAAAGGGGGAGGCGTATGATGTGGTTCTTCTTGATACTATCGGAGAGCTGCCGGAAGTTTACTCTGCTGCAACTGTGGTGTTTGTCGGCGGAAGCCTTCTTCCCCATGGAGGGCATAATATCATGGAGCCTGCCTATTGGGCTAAGCCGGTTATTTTCGGCCCCCACATGGATAATTTTATGATTGCAGAGGAATTTTTAAAACAGGACGCCGCATTAATGGTCAGAGGCTCAGGGGGTATGGCTAATACAGTCAGGGATTTATTACAATATTCTGATAAGGCAAAAGAGATGGGACAAAGGGCAAAGGTTATTACTGAAAACAATACAGGCGCAGTTAAAAAAGCCGTTGAGCTTATACGGAACATGCTGCATGAGGCAGGGCATCGTGGGACCGTTTAG
- the lpxK gene encoding tetraacyldisaccharide 4'-kinase encodes MGPFSSIYNMILSVREFLYKTSLKDSKRLPSKVVSIGNLTLGGTGKTPAVIALAQAAKKRGFKPCVLTRGYRGKMKTPCMKSIGNEPCLNTHLAGDEPVLMTYRLPDIPVVIGRNRYFAGMSAINETGKDAINIFILDDGFQHWALYRDLDILLIDATNPFGNNKLFPEGILREPLKSMSRADIIVLTKTDAASRAQMDALILKIKRYNPHAPLYPSSHMPVSFVNAKGTVRDIDFINKKRVYAFSGIANPMHFKTSLTAIGAEVVKFNSFRDHYKYRQQDIDMIMETAGGLEIITTEKDLVKLMELNLPEKIFALRIDFSVDKAFYDDIFGRM; translated from the coding sequence GTGGGACCGTTTAGTTCAATATACAATATGATTCTTTCAGTCAGGGAATTTTTGTATAAAACATCACTGAAAGATTCAAAGAGACTTCCCTCAAAGGTTGTGAGCATAGGGAATCTCACGCTCGGCGGCACCGGCAAGACGCCTGCTGTAATAGCCCTTGCACAGGCAGCAAAAAAAAGGGGATTTAAACCGTGCGTGCTTACCAGGGGGTACAGGGGCAAGATGAAAACACCATGCATGAAAAGCATAGGCAATGAGCCGTGTCTGAATACCCATTTGGCAGGGGATGAACCAGTTTTAATGACATACAGGCTGCCGGATATTCCTGTTGTAATAGGCAGGAACCGTTATTTTGCAGGGATGTCAGCAATTAACGAAACAGGGAAAGATGCAATCAACATTTTTATTTTGGACGATGGCTTTCAGCACTGGGCGCTGTACAGGGATCTGGACATTCTTCTTATTGATGCTACAAACCCGTTTGGGAACAATAAGTTGTTTCCTGAAGGGATATTAAGGGAGCCGCTGAAATCAATGAGCCGGGCGGATATAATAGTGCTTACGAAAACTGATGCCGCAAGCCGTGCGCAGATGGACGCGCTTATTTTAAAGATAAAAAGGTATAATCCGCATGCGCCGTTGTACCCTTCATCCCATATGCCGGTGTCTTTTGTGAATGCAAAGGGGACTGTCAGGGACATTGACTTTATAAATAAAAAAAGAGTTTATGCTTTTTCCGGCATTGCAAACCCTATGCATTTTAAAACATCATTGACTGCAATAGGGGCAGAAGTAGTAAAATTTAATTCGTTCAGGGATCATTATAAATACAGACAACAGGATATAGACATGATTATGGAGACTGCAGGGGGGCTTGAAATTATCACAACCGAAAAAGATCTCGTAAAACTCATGGAGTTAAATCTGCCTGAGAAAATATTTGCGCTGAGAATAGACTTTTCCGTTGATAAGGCATTTTATGACGATATCTTTGGGAGGATGTAA
- a CDS encoding YjbQ family protein produces MLKTINIRTKAKNEFVDITQDIHDTVSESNIKTGMCYVYVPHTTAGITINEGADPSVVKDIQATLSKLAPVDSNYSHAEGNSDAHIKSLLTGLSEVIVIDNGRLILGTWQSIFFCEFDGPRNRRVIVKIIGDKG; encoded by the coding sequence ATGTTAAAGACGATTAATATAAGGACCAAGGCAAAAAATGAGTTTGTTGACATAACACAGGATATTCATGATACAGTCAGCGAATCAAATATAAAAACAGGGATGTGTTATGTCTATGTACCGCATACAACGGCCGGCATTACGATAAATGAAGGCGCAGACCCCTCTGTTGTAAAAGATATTCAGGCAACGCTGAGCAAACTGGCGCCGGTTGATTCCAATTATTCCCATGCCGAGGGGAATTCAGATGCGCATATAAAATCATTGCTTACCGGGCTATCGGAAGTTATTGTTATTGATAACGGGAGACTTATCCTCGGGACCTGGCAGTCCATATTTTTCTGTGAATTTGACGGCCCGAGAAACAGAAGGGTCATTGTTAAAATTATCGGCGATAAGGGATGA
- a CDS encoding molybdopterin molybdotransferase MoeA: protein MLGREEVLSVEDARGLIFKSADFTLPHEIEIRIENSLNRILSRDIVSHENLPPFARSTVDGFAVRASDTFGAAETAPAYLSVTHEILMGEEPAFNLAAGDASGISTGGMLPKNADAVVMLEHCCTVSGKLIEVLRPAAPGENVIQAGEDCKSGDLILKKGHGLRPQDIGVLAGTGIIKVWIYEKPVAAIISTGDEVAPPSGHITTGKIRDINSYVLAGMVETAGGTPVNKGIFPDNFDLLKEVLEDSFKESDLIIISGGSSVGAKDLTARLINSFGKPGILFHGVSVKPGKPIIYGIANGRPVFGLPGHPVAITVCFELFILPVLMMLTGEKDSLYREIKKTVRARLSKNISTGSGREEHIRVMLEERDGEIWAVPVLGKSGLITTLVKADGMIMIPLHKTGLQQGAEVDVELF from the coding sequence ATGCTTGGACGTGAAGAGGTTTTGAGTGTTGAAGATGCAAGAGGGCTGATTTTTAAATCAGCGGATTTTACTCTGCCCCATGAGATTGAAATACGGATTGAAAATTCGTTGAACAGGATTTTATCAAGGGATATTGTATCCCATGAGAATCTCCCGCCATTTGCCCGCTCTACCGTTGACGGTTTTGCCGTAAGGGCGTCAGATACATTCGGCGCTGCAGAGACAGCTCCTGCATATCTTAGTGTTACACACGAAATTCTGATGGGTGAAGAGCCTGCATTTAATTTAGCTGCAGGTGATGCCTCAGGGATTTCAACAGGCGGGATGCTTCCGAAAAATGCCGATGCAGTTGTAATGCTTGAGCATTGCTGCACAGTAAGCGGAAAATTAATTGAGGTGTTGAGACCTGCTGCGCCTGGAGAAAATGTAATTCAGGCAGGAGAGGACTGCAAAAGCGGAGATTTAATCTTAAAAAAAGGACACGGGCTCAGGCCTCAGGACATCGGCGTGCTTGCCGGCACCGGCATTATAAAGGTATGGATTTATGAAAAGCCTGTGGCGGCGATTATCTCAACAGGCGATGAAGTGGCGCCGCCGTCCGGCCATATAACGACGGGAAAGATAAGAGATATAAACTCATATGTCCTTGCAGGAATGGTTGAAACTGCAGGGGGGACGCCTGTTAATAAGGGAATATTTCCTGACAATTTTGATTTACTGAAAGAGGTCTTAGAGGATTCATTTAAAGAATCAGACCTAATAATTATTTCCGGCGGAAGCTCTGTAGGCGCAAAAGACCTTACGGCAAGATTGATAAACAGCTTCGGGAAGCCGGGTATTCTTTTTCACGGTGTTTCCGTCAAGCCGGGCAAGCCGATAATTTACGGCATTGCAAACGGCAGGCCTGTATTTGGACTTCCCGGTCATCCTGTGGCAATAACAGTGTGTTTTGAGCTTTTTATACTGCCTGTCCTGATGATGCTTACCGGAGAAAAGGACAGCCTATACAGGGAAATAAAAAAAACAGTCAGGGCAAGGCTCTCAAAAAATATATCAACCGGTTCAGGAAGGGAAGAGCATATAAGGGTTATGCTTGAAGAAAGAGACGGCGAAATCTGGGCGGTTCCTGTTTTAGGCAAATCCGGGCTTATCACAACCCTTGTAAAAGCCGACGGCATGATCATGATACCTTTGCATAAGACAGGACTTCAGCAGGGCGCCGAGGTTGATGTTGAATTGTTTTAA
- a CDS encoding molybdopterin biosynthesis protein: protein MARQIYLENTPLKEAIERWNKKLTESGLAKPFDGETIQVIDSQSRVTAGAVFAKLSSPFYHSSAMDGYAVRFAETFGASDRTPKRLSIPEQAVPVNTGEPMPERFNAVIMIEDVNVVRSQNINPPIPPLSKGGIEYIEIIEAVAPWQHVRTIGEDIVVTELILPENHRIRPVDVGAMLAGGFTEVTVRRKPKVAIIPTGSEIVEPGAELKKGDIIEFNSRILSGMVSEWGGEPVRFKPVPDDIEKLKKALIAAVETADIVVINAGSSAGARDFTADVISGLGEIMLHGINIKPGKPMVLGWVRNKPVLGIPGYPVSAYITFELFAKPILHIWQGLEPKYKEMLTAKLSRPVASAIGKEEFLRVKIGKVGENIVASPVGRGAGALMTLVRADGFVRIPAMSEGLGAGAEVTVELLRHMDEIENTIICIGSHDNTLDVLANFLKKKYPRYSISSAHVGSMGGLTALKRGEAHFAGTHLLDDETGEYNIPFIKRMFKDPDEIILVNLVYRQQGFFVLRGNPKGIKGFEDLTREDITFINRQAGAGTRLLTDKYLKELNIDAKKIKGYEREEYTHMAVASAVLTGVADTGLGIVAASRALGLDFIPVAKERYDLAVPKKFYGTEILDRLFEIIRTDKEFRDTVINLGGYDVSSMGKIIYPV from the coding sequence TTGGCAAGACAAATTTATCTTGAAAACACTCCTCTTAAAGAGGCAATTGAGAGATGGAATAAAAAATTAACTGAAAGCGGCCTAGCAAAACCTTTTGACGGGGAGACCATTCAAGTAATAGATTCTCAGAGCAGAGTTACTGCCGGAGCGGTGTTTGCAAAGCTCTCATCTCCCTTTTATCATTCATCGGCAATGGATGGCTATGCAGTCAGGTTTGCCGAGACCTTCGGGGCTTCAGACAGAACGCCGAAACGGCTCAGTATTCCTGAGCAGGCTGTGCCTGTTAACACCGGAGAGCCGATGCCTGAAAGATTCAATGCGGTGATAATGATTGAAGATGTGAATGTAGTCAGGAGTCAGAATATAAATCCTCCCATCCCCCCTTTGTCAAAGGGGGGCATAGAATATATTGAAATCATTGAGGCGGTGGCTCCGTGGCAGCATGTCAGGACAATTGGGGAGGACATTGTGGTTACCGAGCTTATTCTCCCTGAGAACCACAGGATAAGGCCTGTGGATGTCGGCGCAATGCTTGCCGGAGGATTTACAGAGGTGACTGTCAGGAGAAAACCAAAGGTTGCGATTATTCCCACAGGCAGTGAGATAGTAGAGCCGGGCGCTGAACTGAAAAAAGGAGATATTATTGAATTTAACTCAAGGATACTTTCAGGCATGGTATCTGAATGGGGCGGCGAGCCGGTACGGTTTAAACCTGTGCCTGATGATATTGAGAAACTTAAAAAAGCGCTGATTGCTGCCGTGGAAACTGCGGACATTGTGGTTATCAATGCCGGTTCCTCTGCAGGCGCAAGGGATTTTACTGCAGATGTGATAAGCGGTCTTGGCGAAATAATGCTTCACGGTATAAATATCAAGCCGGGGAAGCCTATGGTTTTAGGCTGGGTCAGAAATAAGCCTGTGCTTGGAATACCCGGCTATCCCGTATCTGCATATATTACATTTGAATTATTCGCAAAACCAATACTTCATATATGGCAGGGACTTGAGCCTAAATACAAGGAGATGTTAACTGCGAAATTAAGCAGGCCTGTTGCATCAGCGATAGGCAAGGAAGAATTCTTAAGGGTAAAAATCGGGAAGGTGGGGGAGAATATTGTGGCAAGCCCTGTGGGCAGGGGCGCAGGGGCGTTGATGACCCTTGTAAGAGCTGACGGGTTTGTCAGGATTCCTGCAATGAGTGAAGGACTGGGCGCCGGCGCTGAGGTAACTGTTGAACTGCTCAGGCACATGGATGAAATTGAAAATACAATTATCTGCATTGGAAGCCACGACAACACCCTTGATGTTCTTGCTAATTTTTTAAAGAAGAAATATCCGCGCTACTCCATTTCATCCGCCCATGTCGGCTCTATGGGCGGCTTAACGGCATTAAAACGGGGGGAGGCGCATTTTGCAGGCACGCATCTTCTGGATGATGAGACCGGCGAATACAACATCCCGTTCATCAAACGTATGTTTAAGGACCCGGATGAAATCATTCTTGTCAACCTTGTGTACAGACAGCAGGGGTTTTTTGTCCTGAGGGGAAATCCAAAGGGCATTAAAGGTTTTGAGGATCTGACAAGGGAAGATATCACCTTTATAAACAGACAGGCAGGGGCAGGGACAAGGCTCCTGACGGATAAATATTTAAAGGAGCTTAACATAGACGCCAAAAAGATAAAAGGGTATGAAAGGGAAGAGTACACGCATATGGCAGTCGCCTCTGCTGTTTTGACCGGTGTTGCAGACACAGGGCTTGGCATCGTTGCCGCTTCACGGGCATTAGGGCTTGATTTTATTCCTGTTGCAAAAGAGCGTTATGACCTCGCTGTCCCGAAAAAATTTTACGGAACAGAAATACTTGACCGACTATTTGAAATAATAAGGACGGATAAAGAATTCAGGGACACGGTCATTAATCTTGGAGGTTACGACGTAAGCAGTATGGGAAAAATTATTTATCCCGTTTAG
- a CDS encoding LysM peptidoglycan-binding domain-containing protein: MLKTFINYFGISFVIFLMFFTGSSFAENYKIKKGDSLYNISKKYKIPADEIKEINRLQNNNLKVGSIIHLPPKKSKTASLEKSPAVTENKSLDSDGVETYIVKKGDTLIEIAQDYNITVKEIKRLNNLKRTAIKAGQKLLLPVKKDDAPAEILAAQEVETNQDSGIFNDTGVFNAIDAENIGTDLEFLDKKERLILFAKKFLDIPYRFGGTSIMGIDCSAFVQKVFDFLNVPLPRTAREQFYIGDRVDKGDLTVGDLVFFRTYAKFPSHVGIYMGDNLFIHASSKDKKVKINSLDEPYYFKRFLGAKRLIEPQAIDSNPETEEDSAR; the protein is encoded by the coding sequence ATGTTAAAAACTTTTATTAACTATTTTGGAATTAGCTTTGTGATTTTCTTGATGTTTTTTACAGGCAGCAGTTTTGCCGAAAATTACAAAATTAAAAAAGGCGACAGCCTTTACAACATTTCAAAAAAATATAAAATCCCGGCAGATGAAATTAAAGAAATCAACAGACTTCAAAACAATAATCTAAAAGTAGGCAGTATTATTCATTTACCGCCCAAAAAATCCAAAACTGCTTCGCTGGAAAAATCTCCGGCAGTTACAGAAAATAAGTCTTTAGACAGCGATGGCGTTGAAACATATATAGTAAAAAAGGGTGATACCCTGATTGAAATTGCACAGGACTACAATATAACCGTTAAAGAAATAAAACGGCTGAACAATCTTAAAAGAACCGCCATTAAAGCAGGGCAGAAACTGCTTCTCCCTGTAAAAAAAGATGATGCCCCTGCAGAGATCCTCGCCGCACAGGAAGTAGAAACCAATCAGGACTCCGGCATATTCAATGATACCGGGGTTTTCAACGCGATAGATGCAGAAAACATCGGCACAGATTTGGAATTTCTTGATAAAAAGGAACGGCTGATACTTTTTGCCAAAAAATTTCTGGACATACCTTATAGGTTTGGCGGCACATCCATTATGGGCATTGACTGTTCGGCATTCGTTCAAAAGGTATTTGATTTTTTAAATGTCCCTCTGCCCAGAACGGCAAGGGAGCAATTTTACATTGGAGACAGGGTTGACAAAGGTGATCTCACTGTCGGAGATCTTGTATTTTTCAGGACCTATGCCAAATTTCCTTCCCACGTCGGCATATACATGGGAGACAATCTTTTTATCCACGCATCGTCAAAGGATAAGAAGGTTAAAATCAATAGTCTTGACGAGCCTTATTATTTTAAGCGGTTTTTGGGCGCCAAAAGGCTTATTGAGCCTCAGGCAATTGACTCCAATCCAGAGACTGAAGAGGATAGCGCCCGTTAA
- the scpB gene encoding SMC-Scp complex subunit ScpB: MGDRELKSTLEALLFISGDSVTLDAFKNILETDKAVIEGHLRELINEYQIKNTGLLIAEVAGGFQMVTNPGCAPWVKKFLSTSVPARLSQPSLETLSIIAYKQPIIKAEIEAIRGVNSDGVVKTLLERRLIKILGRKEVPGRPLMYGTTTEFLQYFGLKGLTELPTLKEFQDAELPLHEEIMPAEPQAEKQNLEEHFLKEGTAAC, translated from the coding sequence ATGGGAGACAGAGAACTAAAATCAACCCTTGAAGCTCTCCTCTTCATCTCCGGCGACTCTGTTACATTAGATGCTTTTAAAAATATTCTTGAGACAGACAAAGCCGTGATTGAGGGGCATCTCAGGGAGCTTATTAATGAGTATCAGATAAAAAACACCGGGCTTTTAATTGCAGAGGTGGCAGGCGGATTTCAGATGGTCACAAATCCCGGCTGTGCTCCGTGGGTAAAAAAGTTTCTGAGCACATCGGTGCCTGCAAGGCTGTCACAGCCGTCTCTTGAGACGTTGTCCATCATTGCTTATAAACAGCCCATAATCAAGGCTGAGATTGAAGCAATCAGAGGCGTAAATTCAGACGGGGTTGTAAAAACCCTGCTTGAAAGACGGCTCATAAAAATTCTCGGCAGGAAGGAAGTGCCGGGCAGACCTTTAATGTACGGTACAACAACGGAATTCCTCCAGTATTTCGGACTGAAGGGCTTAACAGAGCTTCCGACATTAAAGGAATTTCAGGATGCGGAACTTCCGCTTCATGAAGAAATCATGCCTGCGGAGCCTCAGGCTGAAAAGCAGAATTTAGAGGAGCACTTTTTAAAAGAAGGGACTGCAGCATGTTAA